Proteins from one Fragaria vesca subsp. vesca linkage group LG6, FraVesHawaii_1.0, whole genome shotgun sequence genomic window:
- the LOC101304017 gene encoding E3 ubiquitin-protein ligase PUB24-like codes for MAEDIDVPQYFVCPISLQIMTDPVTAITGITYDRDSIEHWLFHAKNTTCPVTKQRLPKDSELTPNHTLRRLIQAWCTDNASKGVNRIPTPKPPLSKAQVVKLLKDFPDPQFQLKIVRKLELLATENEGNLKYMAEAGVAKTMLLFIVTCYKNGRVDGLEEALSVLHFVRIPPDELNHLLLENNHIMDSLTWVLSREMENQIAVNTHVMLVLKSMIQKVSSSVLETLNPEFFRNILGVLRNGAVTQQGINAALQVMLDTCRCGSNRIKLVESGAVYELVELELGGAVHEKKTTELVLGILFHLCSCAEGRAQFLGHKASILVVSDRILKGSQAADDRAVLILYLISKYSGNKMVLQEMLEFGAVKKLIMLIQVDCAPYLKEKAREILSSHSGEWKNSPCFPRSSVTGHDIY; via the coding sequence ATGGCTGAAGATATTGATGTTCCTCAGTATTTCGTATGCCCTATTTCCCTTCAGATCATGACAGACCCTGTAACAGCCATTACAGGCATCACATACGACCGAGACAGCATCGAGCACTGGCTATTCCACGCCAAGAACACCACCTGCCCTGTAACCAAACAGCGTCTTCCCAAAGACTCCGAGTTAACTCCTAATCACACGTTACGCCGTTTGATCCAGGCGTGGTGCACAGACAATGCCTCTAAAGGCGTGAATCGAATTCCGACTCCGAAACCACCTCTCAGCAAAGCTCAAGTCGTGAAGCTGCTCAAGGACTTTCCAGACCCGCAGTTCCAGCTGAAAATCGTTCGAAAACTGGAGCTGCTTGCTACCGAAAACGAAGGTAACCTAAAATACATGGCGGAAGCCGGTGTGGCAAAAACAATGCTGTTATTCATCGTAACATGTTATAAAAATGGTAGGGTTGATGGTCTGGAAGAAGCTCTCAGCGTGCTTCACTTTGTTCGGATTCCACCCGATGAATTAAATCATCTTTTGTTAGAGAACAATCACATTATGGACTCGTTGACGTGGGTTTTGAGCCGCGAGATGGAGAACCAAATCGCGGTGAACACGCACGTCATGTTGGTGCTCAAGTCCATGATTCAGAAGGTGAGTTCAAGCGTGCTAGAAACTCTCAACCCTGAATTTTTCAGGAACATTTTAGGGGTTTTGAGAAATGGTGCCGTCACGCAACAAGGCATTAATGCGGCTCTACAAGTGATGCTAGACACTTGCCGCTGCGGAAGCAATCGAATCAAATTGGTTGAATCCGGCGCAGTTTATGAGCTCGTTGAGCTCGAATTAGGTGGTGCAGTTCACGAAAAGAAAACTACTGAGCTCGTTTTGGGGATACTATTCCATTTGTGTTCTTGTGCGGAAGGGAGAGCTCAGTTTCTTGGTCATAAAGCAAGCATATTAGTAGTGTCCGATAGGATCTTGAAGGGTTCGCAGGCGGCCGACGATCGAGCTGTTCTGATCCTTTACTTGATAAGCAAGTACTCTGGAAATAAGATGGTGCTTCAGGAAATGTTGGAGTTTGGAGCTGTGAAGAAGCTTATAATGTTGATCCAAGTCGACTGTGCTCCATATTTGAAAGAAAAAGCAAGGGAAATTCTTAGTTCACATTCTGGTGAGTGGAAGAACTCACCTTGTTTTCCTCGGAGCTCTGTCACAGGTCATGATATATATTGA
- the LOC101302481 gene encoding uncharacterized protein LOC101302481, translating into MPKAGYTVHPQKKAEVFQWFGNVKYPHGYAGNIARCIKMGENKISGLKTHDCHVLLQRLLPVVIRPYLQSDVVDTLVALSKFFQMICPKELKKSDVRSLQEDIVYIMCKLERIFPPTFFDIMIHLMIHLPEQVLLTGPVQYTWCYPNESAYLNDEDTVGESSGAGSSWQFDLSVVSNDVEPYGRLNNSERLSNDEIKEAHWCVLQHCEEAKRYFKSHLERQYGNEVIHKRDFPDYFPIWMMQIQQEFAASYDPELHLLVGGPQIHRVCAGCFVNGVKFVTSERDEGHVTQNNRVMVEGLGFNYYGVLVSVIELIYDNRMPVVLFKCK; encoded by the exons ATGCCGAAAGCAGGCTACACAGTTCATCCTCAAAAGAAGGCAGAAGTGTTTCAGTGGTTTGGAAACGTTAAGTATCCTCACGGGTATGCAGGGAATATCGCTCGATGTATTAAGATGGGGGAAAATAAGATTAGTGGGTTGAAGACTCATGACTGTCATGTTTTGCTGCAACGTCTTCTTCCCGTGGTCATTAGACCGTATTTGCAGAGTGATGTGGTTGACACGTTAGTGGCTTTGTCAAAGTTCTTTCAGATGATATGCCCTAAAGAGCTTAAAAAGTCTGATGTTCGATCATTGCAAGAAGACATTGTGTACATCATGTGCAAGCTGGAGAGGATCTTTCCCCCCACTTTCTTTGACATCATGATTCACCTCATGATCCACCTTCCCGAACAAGTGTTGCTTACTGGTCCGGTACAGTATACCTGGTGCTATCCAAATGAGAG CGCATATCTCAATGATGAAGACACAGTGGGGGAATCATCTGGAGCGGGTAGTAGCTGGCAATTCGATCTATCAGTTGTTTCCAACGATGTTGAACCGTACGGCAGGTTAAATAATTCTGAAAGATTAAGTAATGATGAGATCAAAGAGGCTCATTGGTGTGTCCTTCAACATTGCGAAGAAGCCAAGCGATACTTCAAGTCCCATTTGGAAAGGCAGTATGGTAACGAAGTCATACACAAGAGAGATTTTCCTGATTACTTCCCTATTTGG ATGATGCAAATTCAACAGGAGTTTGCTGCTTCTTACGACCCGGAGTTGCACTTATTGGTTGGAGGACCCCAAATCCACAGAGTTTGTGCTGGATGTTTTGTGAACGGTGTTAAGTTTGTGACGTCAGAACGAGATGAAGGCCATGTCACCCAAAACAATAGAGTCATGGTTGAGGGTCTGGGTTTCAACTACTACGGGGTTCTTGTCAGTGTCATCGAACTAATCTACGACAACCGTATGCCAGTCGTGTTGTTCAAGTGCAAATGA